In Picosynechococcus sp. PCC 7002, the following are encoded in one genomic region:
- a CDS encoding histone deacetylase family protein: MGFPVVYHPDYVTPIPEEHRFPMPKFRLLHGLLLEDGVIQPEQVYQPQLPDRAWLELVHEPDYVTAYCQGTLTPKAQRRIGLPWSAGVVQRTLTAVGGTILTAQLALEHGLACNTAGGTHHAFPGYGSGFCILNDLAIATRTIQQRGLAQRILIVDLDVHQGDGTAFIFQDDPTVFTFSMHCEVNFPSQKQRSDLDLGLPEGLDDDGYLQILAHHLEDLLSQVKPDLVFYDAGVDTHVGDRLGKLAMTNTGLYRRERLVLSTCLAAGYPVACVIGGGYAKNIHDLVYRHSLLHRAARDVY; encoded by the coding sequence ATGGGGTTTCCGGTTGTTTATCATCCTGATTATGTGACGCCGATTCCGGAGGAGCATCGTTTCCCGATGCCGAAGTTCCGATTATTGCATGGGTTGCTGTTGGAGGATGGGGTGATTCAACCGGAGCAAGTTTACCAACCGCAATTGCCAGATCGAGCCTGGCTAGAACTTGTCCATGAGCCGGACTATGTGACGGCCTATTGCCAGGGAACCTTGACCCCAAAGGCCCAACGGCGCATTGGTTTGCCCTGGAGTGCGGGGGTCGTCCAACGGACTTTGACGGCGGTGGGAGGAACGATTTTGACGGCACAGTTGGCCCTAGAGCATGGGTTGGCCTGTAATACGGCGGGGGGAACACACCATGCTTTTCCGGGCTATGGGTCAGGATTTTGTATTTTGAATGATTTGGCGATCGCCACCCGGACAATTCAGCAACGGGGCTTGGCGCAGCGGATTTTAATCGTTGATCTCGATGTGCATCAGGGGGACGGCACGGCGTTTATTTTCCAAGATGACCCGACGGTATTTACCTTTTCGATGCACTGCGAGGTGAATTTTCCCAGCCAAAAGCAGCGCAGTGATTTAGACCTCGGCCTACCGGAAGGATTGGACGACGATGGCTACCTGCAAATTTTGGCGCACCATCTAGAAGATCTTTTGAGTCAGGTGAAGCCGGATTTGGTGTTTTACGATGCGGGGGTGGACACCCATGTGGGCGATCGCCTCGGCAAATTAGCGATGACGAACACGGGTCTGTATCGACGGGAGCGGCTGGTGCTGAGTACCTGCTTGGCGGCGGGTTATCCCGTGGCCTGTGTGATTGGTGGGGGCTATGCAAAAAATATCCATGACCTTGTATATCGCCATTCCCTGCTCCATCGGGCAGCGCGGGATGTTTATTAA
- the hisF gene encoding imidazole glycerol phosphate synthase subunit HisF produces MLAKRILPCLDVNAGRVVKGVNFVDLKDAGDPVELAKVYNDAGADELVFLDITATHEDRDTIIDVVYQTAEQVFIPLTVGGGISTTAQIRNLLRAGADKVSINSSAVRNPDFINEAAERFGNQCIVVAIDARRRPDPANPGWDVYVRGGRENTGIDALGWAKEMAQRGAGELLVTSMDADGTQAGYDLELTKAIANAVEIPVIASGGAGNTQHIYEALTTGKAEAALLASLLHYGQLTVAEIKTYLQQHQVPVRPTQITQ; encoded by the coding sequence ATGCTCGCCAAACGAATTTTGCCTTGCCTCGATGTGAATGCTGGACGGGTTGTCAAAGGTGTGAATTTTGTCGATCTCAAGGATGCTGGCGATCCGGTAGAGTTGGCGAAGGTTTATAACGATGCGGGGGCTGACGAATTGGTTTTCCTCGACATTACCGCCACCCACGAAGACCGCGACACCATTATCGATGTGGTCTACCAAACCGCAGAACAGGTCTTTATTCCCCTCACCGTCGGCGGTGGCATCAGTACCACGGCCCAGATTAGAAACCTCCTGCGGGCCGGGGCCGATAAAGTCAGTATCAATTCTTCGGCGGTGCGGAACCCGGATTTTATCAATGAAGCAGCCGAACGGTTTGGCAATCAGTGCATTGTGGTGGCGATTGACGCCCGACGTCGGCCAGATCCGGCAAATCCGGGTTGGGATGTTTATGTGCGGGGAGGCCGCGAAAATACCGGCATTGATGCCCTGGGCTGGGCGAAGGAAATGGCCCAACGGGGCGCTGGGGAACTGCTCGTCACGAGTATGGATGCTGATGGTACCCAAGCGGGTTACGACCTCGAACTGACCAAGGCGATCGCCAATGCCGTCGAAATTCCGGTCATTGCCTCCGGGGGAGCGGGCAACACCCAGCATATTTACGAAGCCCTGACGACGGGGAAAGCAGAGGCCGCCCTTTTAGCCTCGTTGCTCCACTATGGTCAACTGACCGTCGCCGAAATCAAGACCTACCTCCAACAGCATCAAGTGCCCGTGCGCCCAACCCAAATTACTCAGTAA
- the urtE gene encoding urea ABC transporter ATP-binding subunit UrtE → MTQANDAPVLNVSDLNVYYGESHILRNVDLNVPQGEMVCLIGRNGVGKTTLLKTIMGLLPPRTGKLRFMGQEINSLATDRRARSGIGYVPQGREIIPRVTVRENLLLGLEALPKGRRNKSNIPSEILNLFPMLKEMLHRMGGDLSGGQQQQLAIARALMGRPKLLILDEPTEGIQPSIILEIEAAVKQIIAETGISVLLVEQHLHFVRQADRYYAMQKGGIVASGSTHELSQAVIQEFLAV, encoded by the coding sequence ATGACCCAAGCTAACGATGCCCCAGTTCTGAATGTTTCTGATCTCAATGTCTATTACGGTGAAAGTCACATTTTGCGGAATGTGGATTTGAATGTGCCCCAAGGGGAGATGGTTTGTCTAATTGGTCGCAATGGCGTCGGCAAAACAACGCTTCTGAAAACAATTATGGGATTGTTGCCGCCCCGCACCGGAAAACTGCGTTTTATGGGCCAGGAAATTAATTCCCTCGCGACGGATCGCCGTGCCCGGTCTGGGATTGGCTATGTTCCCCAAGGACGAGAAATTATTCCCCGGGTTACGGTTAGGGAAAATCTCCTCCTCGGCCTAGAAGCTTTACCCAAGGGCCGTCGCAATAAGAGCAATATTCCCTCAGAAATTTTGAATTTATTCCCAATGCTCAAGGAGATGCTGCACCGGATGGGGGGCGATTTGAGTGGGGGTCAGCAGCAGCAGTTGGCGATCGCCCGCGCTTTAATGGGCCGACCAAAGTTACTAATCCTAGATGAACCCACCGAAGGAATTCAGCCGTCGATCATTTTAGAAATCGAAGCGGCTGTGAAACAAATTATTGCGGAAACAGGAATTTCTGTGCTGTTAGTGGAACAACATTTACACTTTGTGCGCCAAGCTGACCGTTACTACGCAATGCAGAAAGGGGGCATTGTTGCTTCTGGGAGTACCCATGAACTCAGCCAGGCTGTAATCCAGGAATTTTTGGCCGTTTAA
- a CDS encoding RNA recognition motif domain-containing protein, with product MSIYIGNLSYQVTDEDLKETFAEYGKVNRVQVPTDRETGRPRGFAFVEMSSEDEENAAIEALDGAEWMGRDLKVNKAKPREDRRPASRGGGRSRY from the coding sequence ATGTCGATTTACATTGGAAATTTGTCCTATCAGGTTACTGATGAGGACCTAAAAGAAACCTTCGCCGAATATGGCAAGGTAAACCGTGTCCAAGTTCCCACTGACCGGGAAACTGGCAGACCGAGAGGATTCGCCTTTGTGGAAATGTCTAGCGAAGACGAAGAAAATGCGGCCATTGAAGCCCTAGATGGTGCTGAATGGATGGGTCGTGACCTCAAGGTTAACAAAGCAAAACCCCGTGAAGACCGTCGTCCGGCTTCCCGTGGGGGTGGCCGTAGCCGCTACTAA
- the apcB gene encoding allophycocyanin subunit beta: protein MRDAVTSLIRNYDTTGRYFDRDAIESLKDYFASGNDRITVAAMINSQSAEIVKAAANSLFEAVPELLLAGGNAYTTRRFSACLRDMDYYLRYGTYALIAGDMDVLNERVLQGLRETYNSLGVPIAPTVRGIQFLKDAIKEMAAAAGIANTAFIDEPFDHMTRELSEVDL from the coding sequence ATGCGGGACGCTGTTACAAGTCTGATCAGAAATTACGATACCACCGGGCGTTACTTTGACCGTGATGCCATCGAGAGCCTCAAAGACTACTTTGCTTCGGGGAATGACCGAATCACCGTTGCGGCGATGATCAATAGTCAATCTGCGGAGATCGTCAAGGCCGCGGCCAATAGTCTCTTTGAAGCGGTCCCTGAACTGCTCTTAGCTGGGGGCAATGCCTATACGACCCGTCGCTTTTCTGCTTGCTTGCGGGATATGGACTACTACCTCCGCTATGGCACCTATGCCTTAATTGCTGGGGATATGGACGTTCTCAACGAGCGGGTCCTACAGGGTTTGAGAGAAACCTATAATTCCCTAGGGGTGCCCATTGCACCGACGGTTCGGGGAATTCAATTCCTCAAGGATGCGATTAAGGAAATGGCGGCGGCGGCTGGCATTGCGAATACGGCTTTTATTGATGAACCGTTTGACCACATGACCCGTGAACTGAGCGAAGTGGATCTCTAA
- a CDS encoding SpoIID/LytB domain-containing protein: MVRSAKFQGQWLGLGLWIGLGLWGPGALPGNAVEIEVGIVQRFGEEQNDTLTISSLSGDRLEVDIISGGQQQTLQTNQVTLEVAQQPLPQAELAEYIVLSDQGTFETAEDSAKFWRSLGIEVEITQPGRWQVWAKRDVYQTPLLRRLLLQELKAKGYTTPYLSSTVRTEKAIASFVVGGYRYNRANVAIRSRNGLFNVQEDGGPESRFAGELRLQPNAYGTFTLVNDVDIEVYLRGVVPHEIGPNAPDNAVEAQTIIARTYALRNLRRFEADDYELCATIHCQVYKGLQGTSPRIDQAIARTKGLVLTYNNELVDALYSSTTGGVTASFSDVWDGAERPYLKAVIDSPNPVWDLKGNSLADEQAFRKFIALNQGFNETGRTVFRWERSATLQELATTLQTYLERTQNPLAGIQTVQKLEIKRRSPSGRVLELDVTTDRGIVKLLKNEIRSALGPPRSTLFYLQPNLNPQNQLTGYTFVGGGFGHGVGMSQYGSYNLANLGWSAARILQFYYPGTTLQPLDESIVFWRETP; the protein is encoded by the coding sequence ATGGTGCGCAGTGCTAAATTTCAGGGGCAGTGGCTCGGATTGGGGCTATGGATCGGACTTGGACTATGGGGGCCGGGGGCTTTGCCCGGTAATGCCGTTGAGATCGAAGTGGGCATTGTCCAACGATTCGGAGAAGAGCAAAACGATACTTTGACCATCTCCAGTCTGTCGGGCGATCGCCTTGAGGTGGACATTATCAGCGGCGGCCAACAACAGACGCTCCAGACCAATCAAGTCACCCTAGAGGTCGCCCAGCAACCCTTGCCCCAGGCGGAATTAGCGGAATATATCGTCCTCAGTGACCAGGGTACCTTTGAGACGGCAGAGGACAGCGCCAAATTTTGGCGTTCCCTCGGCATTGAAGTAGAAATTACCCAACCCGGTCGCTGGCAAGTGTGGGCGAAACGGGATGTCTACCAAACGCCTCTCCTCCGGCGGTTGTTGCTCCAGGAATTAAAAGCGAAGGGTTACACCACCCCTTATCTCAGTTCGACGGTGCGTACCGAAAAGGCGATCGCCTCCTTTGTGGTGGGGGGGTACCGGTACAATCGGGCCAATGTGGCGATCCGTTCGCGCAACGGTTTGTTTAATGTCCAAGAAGATGGCGGCCCAGAAAGTCGCTTTGCCGGGGAACTGAGGCTCCAGCCCAACGCCTACGGTACTTTTACCCTCGTTAATGACGTCGATATTGAGGTGTATTTACGGGGTGTTGTGCCCCACGAAATTGGCCCCAATGCCCCTGATAATGCCGTCGAAGCCCAGACAATCATTGCCCGCACCTACGCCCTGCGCAATTTACGGCGTTTTGAAGCTGACGATTACGAACTTTGTGCCACGATCCATTGCCAAGTTTATAAAGGTCTCCAGGGCACTAGTCCCCGCATTGACCAGGCGATCGCCCGCACTAAAGGTTTAGTGCTCACCTACAACAACGAATTAGTCGATGCCCTGTATTCCTCTACCACTGGCGGCGTAACCGCTTCCTTTAGCGATGTGTGGGATGGGGCAGAGCGGCCTTATCTCAAAGCCGTGATTGATTCTCCAAATCCAGTCTGGGATCTAAAAGGCAACTCCCTCGCTGATGAACAGGCTTTTCGGAAATTTATCGCTCTCAACCAAGGCTTTAACGAAACGGGGCGGACTGTCTTTCGCTGGGAAAGATCCGCCACTCTCCAGGAATTAGCCACAACCCTGCAAACCTACCTAGAGCGCACCCAAAATCCCCTCGCGGGCATTCAAACGGTACAAAAATTAGAGATTAAGCGGCGATCGCCTTCGGGTCGTGTCCTGGAGTTGGATGTCACCACCGACCGGGGCATTGTCAAACTCCTGAAAAATGAAATTCGCAGTGCCCTGGGGCCGCCCCGCAGTACCCTGTTTTACCTACAACCCAACCTCAATCCCCAAAATCAACTCACGGGCTATACCTTTGTGGGCGGTGGGTTCGGCCATGGGGTCGGCATGAGTCAATATGGCTCCTACAATCTCGCTAACTTGGGCTGGTCAGCGGCGCGGATTCTCCAGTTTTACTATCCTGGCACCACCCTCCAACCCTTGGATGAGTCCATTGTCTTTTGGCGGGAAACCCCCTAG
- a CDS encoding LysR family transcriptional regulator, with translation MRLEQLQAFLAIAATGNFGQAAQQCGVTQSTVSRQIQSLEAAVGMPLFHRSAQVKLTLAGERFLPYARKICSSWDNARAEINDLLAGNQSELCVAAIHSVCAYHLPPVLQQFCRMYPQTQLRVTALGSDRALKVLRDSLVDVAIVMNNRFLTASPDMVVMPLYKESVEVLLSRHHPLAQKEKLSWIDIASYPQVVFKDGYGMQRYVQDQLANHGLAPTATVELNSLDAFRGLVRQGDMIALLPQSALVEARTDSALVVKPLPDAMDMREVVLVTTSDRLEIPPIQYFCSLITQLLSQPRLDTLSA, from the coding sequence ATGCGCCTGGAGCAATTGCAAGCATTTTTGGCGATCGCCGCCACCGGAAATTTTGGTCAAGCAGCCCAGCAATGTGGCGTCACCCAATCCACCGTCAGTCGCCAAATTCAAAGCCTTGAGGCCGCCGTCGGGATGCCCCTTTTTCACCGCAGTGCCCAGGTTAAACTCACCCTGGCGGGGGAACGGTTTCTGCCCTACGCCCGCAAAATTTGTAGCAGTTGGGACAATGCCCGTGCCGAAATCAACGATCTCCTCGCGGGTAATCAATCGGAACTCTGCGTCGCTGCCATTCACTCCGTCTGTGCCTACCATCTGCCGCCCGTACTCCAACAATTTTGTCGGATGTACCCCCAAACCCAACTGCGAGTCACTGCCCTCGGTAGCGATCGCGCCCTAAAAGTGCTGCGGGATAGCCTTGTGGATGTGGCCATTGTCATGAATAATCGCTTTCTCACCGCCAGCCCCGATATGGTCGTGATGCCCCTCTACAAGGAAAGCGTTGAAGTCCTCCTCAGCAGACATCATCCCCTCGCCCAAAAGGAGAAATTAAGCTGGATCGATATCGCGAGCTACCCCCAAGTGGTCTTTAAGGACGGCTACGGTATGCAACGCTACGTGCAAGATCAGCTCGCCAACCACGGCCTCGCCCCCACGGCCACCGTTGAACTCAATAGCCTCGATGCCTTCCGTGGCCTGGTACGCCAGGGTGATATGATTGCCCTCTTGCCCCAATCTGCTCTCGTCGAAGCCCGTACTGATTCTGCCCTCGTGGTCAAACCTCTGCCCGATGCCATGGATATGCGGGAAGTTGTCCTCGTCACGACTAGCGATCGCCTAGAGATTCCCCCAATTCAATATTTTTGTAGTCTCATTACCCAACTTCTTTCCCAACCGCGCCTCGATACCCTCAGTGCCTAG
- the glnA gene encoding type I glutamate--ammonia ligase, with translation MTQTATDVLRLIQEENIQIIDLKFVDLPGIWQHCSFYQDQLDEASFVDGVPFDGSSIRGWKAINESDMAMVPDPTTAWIDPFCKEKTLSLICSIKEPRTGEWYSRDPRSIAQKAVDYLAASGIGDTAYFGPEAEFFVFDDVRFDQTENKGFYYVDSVEGRWNSGRKEPGGNLAHKPGYKQGYFPVPPTDTLQDMRTEMLLTMAKCGVPIEKHHHEVATGGQNELGFRFATLLKAADYLMTYKYVIKNVARKYGRTVTFMPKPLFNDNGSGMHTHQSLWKEGQPLFWGDRYANLSQLALHYIGGILKHAPALLAFSNPSTNSYKRLVPGFEAPVNLAYSQGNRSASVRIPLSGPNPKAKRLEFRCPDATANPYLAFAAMLCAGIDGIKNAIDPGDPLDVDIYDLTPEELSKIPSTPASLEAALEALQQDHDFLTAGGVFTTDFIENWIEYKLDAEVNPLRLRPHPYEFALYYDC, from the coding sequence ATGACCCAGACAGCAACCGATGTTTTACGGCTGATCCAAGAGGAAAATATTCAAATTATTGACCTCAAGTTTGTTGATCTGCCAGGCATTTGGCAACATTGCTCGTTTTACCAAGATCAACTGGACGAAGCTTCCTTTGTTGATGGGGTGCCCTTTGACGGTTCAAGCATTCGAGGCTGGAAAGCGATTAACGAATCTGATATGGCGATGGTGCCTGATCCCACAACCGCTTGGATCGATCCATTTTGTAAAGAAAAAACCCTCAGCCTCATTTGTTCCATCAAAGAACCCCGCACAGGGGAGTGGTACAGCCGTGATCCCCGCAGCATTGCCCAAAAAGCCGTGGATTACCTCGCTGCCTCCGGCATTGGCGATACCGCCTATTTTGGCCCCGAAGCAGAATTTTTCGTGTTTGATGATGTGCGCTTTGACCAGACGGAGAATAAAGGGTTTTATTACGTTGACAGCGTCGAGGGTCGCTGGAATTCAGGCCGCAAAGAACCGGGGGGCAATCTCGCCCACAAACCGGGCTACAAACAAGGGTATTTCCCCGTACCACCAACGGATACCCTCCAGGATATGCGCACAGAAATGCTACTGACCATGGCGAAATGCGGCGTTCCCATCGAAAAGCACCACCACGAAGTTGCCACCGGGGGCCAAAATGAATTGGGGTTTCGCTTTGCAACGCTCCTCAAGGCCGCAGATTATTTGATGACCTATAAATATGTGATCAAAAATGTCGCCCGTAAGTATGGCCGCACCGTGACATTTATGCCGAAACCACTGTTTAACGACAACGGCTCCGGGATGCACACCCACCAATCTCTCTGGAAAGAAGGTCAACCACTATTTTGGGGCGATCGCTACGCCAATCTCAGTCAACTGGCACTCCATTACATTGGTGGCATCCTCAAACACGCCCCAGCCCTGCTCGCTTTTTCTAATCCCAGTACCAACTCATACAAACGTCTTGTTCCCGGCTTCGAGGCCCCGGTGAATTTAGCCTATTCCCAAGGAAATCGTTCGGCGTCGGTGCGCATTCCCCTGTCTGGGCCAAACCCCAAAGCCAAACGCCTTGAATTCCGTTGCCCTGATGCCACGGCCAACCCCTATCTAGCCTTTGCGGCGATGCTCTGTGCGGGTATTGATGGCATTAAAAACGCCATTGATCCAGGTGATCCCCTAGATGTCGATATCTACGATTTGACCCCAGAGGAACTGAGCAAAATTCCTTCAACCCCCGCTTCCCTAGAAGCTGCCCTCGAAGCCCTCCAACAGGATCACGACTTTTTAACAGCAGGCGGTGTCTTTACGACAGATTTCATTGAGAATTGGATTGAGTACAAATTAGACGCCGAAGTGAATCCCCTCCGGTTACGGCCCCATCCCTACGAATTTGCCCTTTATTACGATTGCTAA
- a CDS encoding S-layer homology domain-containing protein — translation MPNMNHSNPDPLVPSLDHWAMPFSNQLATIKGLGAWFGSGFDPARPLTRTEFARVLAQCFDLPRPWGTFVPEFPDVARQDQAAIAQAVSMGFLTGYPDNTFRPQAVLKRFEVLEALVRGLGLSPGNPAVLRAFRDYVQIPSTVMGAIAAATQHHLVVTQPQVDLRPLQRITWGEMAAFLHQALVLQRELPVLAAPGLVDPLPYLPTFTDVQNHWAKPFIQAIANLGYIHGSAQGQFFPDQPLNRAQFALWIQAIFHPSPRRPRKQFFDVPSHLPAAEAIQQGYQGCFFSGFPDHTFQPQQPLRRVHLLVAIAQGLRLPPGDIALTEHYADQEEIPPYAQAAVATALQAKIGVLPQEKLMLKPQAIASRAEGLVYCHQALVYGQRLLPLTE, via the coding sequence ATGCCCAATATGAATCACTCAAATCCTGATCCCCTGGTTCCCTCCCTTGACCATTGGGCCATGCCGTTTAGTAATCAGCTTGCCACCATTAAAGGTTTAGGAGCTTGGTTTGGGTCTGGGTTTGATCCGGCTCGACCACTGACCCGGACTGAGTTTGCCAGGGTGCTAGCCCAATGCTTTGATCTGCCACGACCTTGGGGCACTTTTGTGCCGGAATTCCCAGATGTTGCGCGCCAAGACCAAGCGGCGATCGCCCAAGCGGTCTCCATGGGATTTTTGACGGGTTATCCCGATAACACCTTTCGCCCCCAAGCTGTGCTGAAACGGTTTGAAGTGCTAGAAGCGTTGGTACGGGGTTTAGGGTTGAGTCCAGGGAATCCAGCGGTATTACGGGCTTTTCGAGACTATGTCCAGATTCCTTCGACGGTGATGGGGGCGATCGCCGCTGCAACCCAACACCATTTGGTCGTGACCCAGCCCCAAGTTGATCTGCGACCCCTCCAGCGAATCACCTGGGGAGAAATGGCTGCTTTTTTGCACCAAGCCTTGGTTTTACAGAGGGAATTACCCGTTTTGGCTGCGCCTGGGTTGGTCGATCCGCTGCCCTATCTGCCGACTTTTACCGATGTGCAAAACCACTGGGCCAAGCCCTTTATCCAGGCGATCGCCAATCTTGGTTACATTCACGGTTCAGCCCAGGGCCAATTTTTCCCCGATCAGCCCCTCAATCGCGCCCAGTTTGCCCTGTGGATCCAGGCCATATTTCACCCTAGTCCCCGACGGCCCCGGAAACAATTTTTCGATGTGCCGTCCCATTTGCCTGCCGCCGAGGCCATTCAACAGGGATATCAAGGCTGTTTTTTCTCTGGTTTTCCTGACCATACTTTCCAACCCCAGCAACCCTTACGGCGCGTCCATCTCCTCGTGGCGATCGCCCAGGGCCTGCGTTTACCACCAGGGGACATCGCCCTAACAGAACACTACGCAGATCAGGAAGAAATTCCCCCCTATGCCCAGGCAGCGGTGGCGACAGCTCTCCAAGCGAAAATTGGTGTGCTCCCCCAGGAAAAATTAATGCTCAAACCTCAGGCGATCGCCAGCCGAGCCGAAGGACTCGTTTATTGCCACCAAGCCTTGGTTTACGGCCAACGATTACTGCCCCTTACTGAGTAA
- a CDS encoding peptidylprolyl isomerase, translating into MYFLISLRAIAPDHPCSTIWLKRRHFLGQVIVSEQPNPKVFFDITIGGESAGRIVFELRADVAPKTAENFRALCTGEKGIGKRGKPLHFKGSKFHRVIPEFMCQGGDFTNGNGTGGESIYGDTFEDESFELRHNVPGLLSMANRGPNTNGSQFFITTTLTPWLNGKHVVFGKVIEGMDVVKAMEAQGSGSGAPKQEIAIADCGEL; encoded by the coding sequence ATGTACTTCTTGATTTCTTTACGGGCGATCGCCCCTGACCACCCTTGCAGTACCATTTGGTTAAAGAGACGACATTTTTTAGGACAAGTAATCGTGAGCGAACAGCCCAACCCCAAAGTTTTTTTTGACATCACCATCGGCGGCGAAAGTGCCGGACGCATTGTTTTTGAACTACGGGCCGACGTTGCCCCCAAAACCGCTGAAAATTTCCGCGCCCTCTGCACTGGTGAAAAAGGCATCGGCAAACGGGGCAAACCCCTCCATTTCAAAGGCTCTAAATTCCACCGGGTGATCCCTGAATTCATGTGCCAAGGGGGAGACTTTACCAACGGTAACGGCACCGGCGGTGAATCCATTTATGGAGATACTTTTGAAGACGAAAGCTTTGAACTGCGCCACAATGTCCCAGGTTTGCTGAGTATGGCGAACCGTGGCCCCAATACCAATGGCTCCCAATTCTTCATCACCACGACCTTAACCCCTTGGCTCAACGGTAAGCACGTGGTCTTCGGTAAGGTTATCGAAGGGATGGATGTAGTCAAAGCTATGGAAGCCCAAGGTTCTGGTAGTGGTGCCCCGAAACAGGAAATTGCGATCGCCGATTGTGGTGAGCTCTAA